A portion of the Krasilnikovia cinnamomea genome contains these proteins:
- a CDS encoding prepilin peptidase, with product MTPDFVITGAVSGALAAGFVPHTAGVWIADRPRSPRTQWLGGLLAGGCTTLVAAVLSWRHPPHGSREMLLLAAWMVFTIVGMSLAWIDVVIQRLPTRLIGGAAAAIAVLLCLAAALAGQPAQLLTPVLAATILGGGYTALVAVGASRMGMGDVRLAALTGLPLGTLGWEAVILGAALPFLLALPFAIVAATRARLTGVNKPLPFGPFLITATIFASLVTR from the coding sequence ATGACACCCGACTTCGTGATCACCGGTGCAGTGTCCGGGGCGCTGGCCGCGGGGTTCGTGCCCCATACCGCCGGCGTTTGGATCGCCGACCGGCCACGAAGTCCCCGGACCCAGTGGCTCGGCGGACTGCTGGCCGGCGGCTGCACCACACTGGTGGCTGCAGTACTGTCGTGGCGGCATCCACCCCACGGGTCCCGCGAGATGCTTCTGCTGGCGGCCTGGATGGTGTTCACCATCGTCGGCATGTCGTTGGCGTGGATCGACGTCGTGATTCAGCGTTTACCTACCCGCCTGATCGGCGGTGCCGCGGCTGCCATAGCAGTACTGCTGTGCCTTGCGGCGGCCCTAGCCGGGCAGCCAGCCCAGTTGCTTACCCCGGTGCTGGCCGCCACCATCCTGGGCGGCGGCTACACCGCGCTGGTCGCCGTCGGCGCCAGCCGGATGGGCATGGGCGACGTACGCCTCGCGGCCCTGACCGGGCTCCCACTCGGCACCCTGGGATGGGAAGCGGTCATCCTCGGTGCAGCCCTGCCCTTCCTACTAGCTCTACCCTTCGCCATCGTCGCCGCGACCCGAGCGCGCCTCACAGGCGTCAACAAGCCGCTACCTTTCGGACCTTTCCTCATAACGGCAACGATCTTCGCCAGCCTGGTCACAAGGTAG
- a CDS encoding DUF2637 domain-containing protein: protein MTATMLNGTRPAHHADVPQQPPAVPAAAVAVPAQAVRRQGVRDETKRWGRLRWAVRVALVVGVAASVAANMLHALPNPISQAIAAWPPLALLLTVELISRVPVYRRSLAAVRLLATTVIAGIAAWVSYWHMTAVAARYGETGASPYLLPLSVDGLIVVASICLVELSGRIETADHNPPAAHELGPITPPQPTDAPPAPPTASLPMEPTAAAAASDIPRPAAPEPRIGRNAAAHSDLSPADTAGQAARTALPNQAGESTKGGDTTTPEVAGAPPAEGPPAGGGITADGGSDIPADGPGGPADPPPHEDADRDVVPTDTAAAVAYWLRRDPTMHPDDIAARVGRSSRQVRRYMAPVAPGDRRRVNGERRRLPTDT, encoded by the coding sequence ATGACCGCCACGATGCTCAACGGCACGCGGCCGGCCCACCACGCCGACGTCCCACAGCAGCCGCCGGCCGTGCCTGCGGCCGCCGTTGCCGTTCCCGCCCAGGCGGTTCGGCGCCAGGGCGTCCGCGACGAGACGAAGCGGTGGGGACGGCTGCGCTGGGCAGTACGCGTCGCGCTCGTCGTCGGTGTCGCCGCGTCCGTCGCGGCGAACATGCTGCACGCGCTGCCCAACCCGATCAGTCAGGCCATCGCCGCCTGGCCGCCACTCGCTCTGCTGCTCACCGTTGAACTGATCTCCCGCGTGCCCGTCTACCGCCGGTCCCTGGCAGCCGTCCGGCTGCTCGCGACCACCGTCATCGCCGGGATCGCCGCCTGGGTGTCCTACTGGCACATGACCGCGGTCGCCGCCCGATACGGCGAAACCGGCGCCTCGCCGTACCTGCTGCCGCTGTCCGTCGACGGCCTCATTGTCGTGGCCAGCATCTGCCTCGTCGAGCTCTCCGGCCGTATCGAAACCGCCGACCACAATCCACCCGCGGCACACGAACTTGGACCCATCACACCCCCGCAACCGACAGACGCACCACCAGCACCGCCCACGGCAAGCCTCCCGATGGAACCGACGGCAGCCGCGGCGGCCTCCGACATTCCAAGGCCGGCCGCCCCGGAGCCGAGAATCGGCCGGAATGCCGCCGCCCACAGCGACCTGTCGCCCGCCGACACCGCGGGCCAGGCAGCCCGGACCGCACTGCCGAACCAGGCCGGCGAGTCCACCAAGGGCGGCGACACCACCACGCCCGAGGTGGCCGGCGCCCCACCCGCGGAGGGTCCGCCGGCAGGTGGCGGGATCACCGCTGACGGCGGTTCTGACATCCCGGCCGACGGGCCCGGCGGACCAGCCGATCCGCCACCACACGAGGATGCTGACCGCGACGTCGTCCCCACCGACACCGCCGCCGCGGTCGCCTACTGGCTGCGGCGCGACCCGACCATGCACCCCGATGACATCGCCGCCCGCGTCGGCAGGTCCAGCCGGCAGGTCCGCCGCTACATGGCGCCCGTCGCACCCGGCGACCGGCGTCGTGTCAACGGCGAGCGACGAAGACTTCCGACCGACACATGA